The DNA sequence CAGCCGCGGCGCCACCGCGCTCGCCGGCCGACACCTCGTGGCAGGAATCGGTACTGGGCGCCCGGATGCCGCCCGAGCTCTCCCGCACGCTCGACCTGTGGCGTGTCCCCGGGTCCGAGGTCGTCCGGCTCAAAGGCGGGTATCTCGACGACGAACTGCTGCCTCACGCCGCACTCGACGCCGCCATGACCCGGGCGATCAAACGTTCCCGGAGCTGGGGCCGCTACCCCATCGAGGGCAGTCCGGAACTGCGCCGCTGGTTCGCATCCGAGATCGACGCCATCCACGCGTCGGAGGTGATCGTGACCGCCGGCGGACAGACCGCGCTGTCGGTGGCGGTCCGCGCGCTGATCCGGCCAGGAGAGTCCGTGATCGTCGAGAGCCCCACGTACACGGGGCTCATCGCGATCGTCCGCAGTCATGGCGCCGAGGTCATTCCCGTGCCCATGGACTCCGAAGGTATCCGGACCGACCTGCTGGCCGACGCGATCGCCCGCACCGGCAGCCGGCTGCTCGTGGTGCAGCCGGCGTTCGCCAATCCGAGCGGGGTGACGCTGGCCGGACATCGCCGCAGGCAGATCATCGAACTGGCCGAACAGCATTCACTGTTCGTGATCGAAGACGATTACGCGCGGTACCTCGGCATCGACGGTGACCCACCCCCGCCGTTGACGGCACAGGATCCCAATGGCCATGTGGTGCACATCCGTTCGCTCACCAAGCCCGTCGGGCCCGGGATGCGGGTCGCCGCCCTGTGCGCTCGGGGACCCGCACTGGCGCGGCTGCGGGCGGCCAAGATGCTCGACGACTTCTACGTGGCCGGCCCCGTCCAGGAGGCCGCCGTCGAGTTCCTCAACTCCCCCGCGTGGCCCCGGCACAACCGGCAGGTGCGCCGGGCACTCGGAGAGCGCAGGGATGCCCTCCTGGGATCCCTGGGGCGGTTGATCCCACAGATCGAGGTCGCCGCGGTGCCCCGTGGCGGCATGCATCTGTGGGTGCGACTCCCGGACGGGCTCGACGATCGGGACGTGGCGGCGGCCGCTCACGCCGAAGGCGTCATGGTCGGCGAGGGAACGCCGTGGTTTCCCGCCGAATCCGACCACTCTCACCTGCGCCTGACGTTCGGGGAGACGCCGGTGCCCGTCATCGGTGAGGCCGTCTCCCGACTGGCGAAGGTGTTCCGTTAGCGCTTGTTAGGGTCCATGCATGACCCGCAGGCATTGGCTCAGCCTGTGGCTGACCAGCATCGCCCTGTCGATGGCGATCCTCGGGCCCGTCTTCGGTCCGGGATACCTGCTGATCCGTGACATGGTCAGTACTCCCCGCTCGTTCGTCACCGACTCGGCACTCGGCTTGTCCGATTCTGCGCCGCGGGCCGTGCCGCAGGACTGGCTGATCGCCGTCGCCTCCGGCGTGATCGACGGTGGAATCGTGGTCAAGGCACTGACTTTCGCGGCCATCGTGCTGGCCGGCGTCGGGTACGGCCGATTGGCTCGGCGCGTCCTGCCCGCGGCGGGGACACCCGGCATGCTGGCGGCCACGGTCACCGCCGTCTGGAATCCCTATGTGGCCGAACGCCTTCTGCAGGGCCAGTGGAGTCTTCTCGTCGGCTACGCAGCGCTCGGATGGATCCTGGTCGCCGCGGTCGACGTCCGCCGCGGTGGCGGCTGGGCTCGCTGGTCGGTGCTGACGGGCTGGCTCGCCGTCGCCGGGATCACGCCGACCGGTTCGCTACTCGCCGGACTTGTGCTGCTCGCCGGTCTGGTCATCCCGGCGCTTGCCCGGCGCGACTGGCGGATGGCGCTGACCGCGTCCGTGCTCTGGGCGGCGGCGTCCCTCCCGTGGCTGACCGCATCGTTCCTGGGTGCGGGCACCGGCACGGCTGATCCAGGATCCGTCGCGCTGTTCGCGGCCCGCGCGGAGCCGTGGCTCGGAACGGCCGGTTCGCTGCTGGGCCTCGGTGGCGTGTGGAACGCCGACGCCGTACCCGAGAGCCGGACCTCGCCGTGGGCGCTGGTGGCCACCGCCGCCCTCCTGGTTGTTGTCCTCGCCGGGCTCCCGGGACTGTGGCACCGCCGTCGCAACCCGGTGATCAGGGCAGCGGGCGGCCTTGCGGCCGGTTCGGTTGTCCTGGTCGCCCTCGCGGCCACGCCGTTCGGCATGGCGATCCTGGAATGGCTGGTCGATACGGTGCCCGGCACCGGCCTGCTGCGCGACACCCAGAAATGGATCGCCCTCGCGGTTCCGGCATACGCGCTGGCTGCCGCGTCAGCCGTCCAATCGGCCGGCCGACACGTGCCCAAGGGGTTTGCCGCCGTCGTCGCCTCCGCCCTGATCGTCGCCCCACTGCCCGACCTCGCGTGGGGTGTGGGCAACTCGCTCACCCCGATCCGCTACCCCGGCGACTGGCACGCAGTTGCCGACACCATCACGTCCGGGCATGGCGATGTGCTGGTGCTCCCGGTGGGGACCAACCGCCAGTACGCCTTCGCCGATTCGGTGTCCCTGGATCCTGCCCCGAGACTCCTGCGCGCCGACGTCCTGCAATCGGGTGAGCTGATCGTCGATGGCCTCAGTGTCGACCGACCCGATTCACGGGCCACCCGAGCCGAGGAAGCACTCCTCGCCGGATCGTCACCGCAGGCGCTCGCAGCACTGGGCGTCGGATGGGTTCTCGTCGAGGGCGATTCCGCCATCGACGCGGCCCCGCGCACCCTGGCCCAGCTCGACCTCGTCTTCGACGGTGCCGATCTGCGCGTCTATCGGGTGGACGTCGATCGTTTGCACAGTGCAATCGGCGAGCCCTCAACAGTCGAGCGGGGCTCGCTGTGGGTTGCCCATCTGGTGTGGATTGTGCTGATCGCCAATGGATTACTCGCAGCTGTGCTGAAATGGCCCCACCGAACGGCGCACCGAAAGAGGCTCTAGGCAGTGGACGAGCTCGAAACATTCACACAGATCGAAGCGATCAAACAGCTCAAATACCGATATCTCCGTGCCTTGGACACCAAGGCGTGGGAGGAGTTCGAGACCACCCTGGCCGAAGACGTCACCGGCGACTACGGCGACAGCCTGTCGTTCACCACCCGCGCCCAGCTCGTCGACTTCATGAAGTCGTCGCTCGGGGCCGCGGTGTTGACCGAGCATCGAGTCGACCACCCAGAGATCACCGTCGACGGCAACGAGGCCACGGGCCGGTGGTACCTGCAGGACCGGGTCATCGTCGCGGACTTCAACTTCATGCTCTTCGGGGCGGCGTTCTACAACGACCGCTACATCCGGACGGCAGACGGATGGAAGATCAGCGCGACCGGCTACGACCGCACCTACGAGGCCACGGTGTCACTCGAAGACATGCCGAGCTTCAAGGTGAAACCCGGTGCGGCACTCGATCTCTGACGAGCCCCGACACACGTCGCCCTGAGACCGTTTCGGCCAGAACATATTTCACCCGGGCGGCCGCCGCCGACCACGAATAGTCCCCGGCCCGTTCACGCGCCTTGTCGCCGAGTTCCCGGCACCGCGCCGGCTCATCAAGCAATTCCGCTGTGGCCGAGACCAACTCGTCGAGGTCGTCGACGAGCAGTCCGGTCACGCCGTCGACCACGGAGTCGGTGAGACCTCGAGAAGATCGATACCCGATGGTCGGCACACCATGGCCCGCGGCCTCGACAACGGCAAGTCCCCACCCCTCGGTCTGCGACGGCATCAGATGTAGCGCCGACCCGGCAAGGATGCGGTGCTTGTCGGACTCGCTGACATGCCCGTGAAAACTCACGCGCCGGTCGACACCGAGTTCGGTCGCGCGTTCACGAAGACGGGTCGACCACCAGCCGTCGCCCACCACGTCCAACGTCACGTCCGGATGGGTGGTCGCGAGCTGGGCCATCACCTCGAGCGCGTGTTCGATCTGTTTGTGCGGCACCAGCCGCGAGAGCACCACCAGCCGGCGAGGATCCGGTTCGACATCGACGTGAGGTGACGGGTCGGTGCCTGCGCGCACCACCGACACCCGCCCGGCGTCCACACCGAGCGAGACGAGATCTTCGGCCGACGGCAACGACACGGTCAGATACTGCGAATCTCGATGCACCCACGGTGACAGGCGGGATTCGATGAACCATCCGATCCGGCCCATCGCGGCGCCTGCGACCGGCCATTGGCGGCGATGGCAGTGATGCACCAGAACCACCACCGGCGCGCGCATCACCCAGCGGGCAAAGAAGGGAATGCCGTTCTGGGTGTCGATCACCACGTCGGGATCAAGCCCGGCCATCGGTCCACGGCCGAGCCGGCCGGCAACGATCGCCGCAAGCGCCCGCGGGTACACGCTGAGCCGGCCACCGCCGCGCGAGACCCGGATGCCATCACGGATCTCCGTGCGCGCCGCCCCCGGGTAGCCGGCCGTCCGCAGGGTCACGCGCACCCCGTCGCGGACGAGTTCGGCCCCGATGCGCTCGAGGTAGCGTTCGCTGCCGCCACCCTGCGGGTGGTCGGAGTCGCGCCAGCACAGCAACAGCACCTCGCGGACGGGCGCGGTGGACTCACCGTGGGCGACGTTGTCAGGTTGTTCGTTTTTCACTGCTGGCCAGGGTAGCGGCCGGATCACCACCGACGTCCGACCCGTATCGTTTCGCTGGTGAAAGACACCACCCGCCGTGCCCGTCAGCGCGCCACGGTGGTCCGTTCGGCCACCTTGCTGAACCACTTCCGGTACGAGCAGTCCGACCCCGACCGCTTCTACGGCGCCCTTGCCGATGACTCGGTGGAGTTGATCGAGGCGCTGCACCGCGGCGTCACTGGCCTCGACCCCGGCGGCCCGGCCGGCCTCGACCGCAAGGTTGTCCTTGATGTGGGAGGCGGTCCCGGCTACTTCGCCGAGGTGTTCCGGCGTCGCGGAGCCCACTACGTGTCGGTCGAACCTGACCCCGACGAGATGCATGCCGCCGGTCTCCCCCAGCAGGCCGGTGTCCGCGGGTCGGGGACTGCACTGCCGATCGCCGACGCCGTGGTGGACATCTGCTACTCGTCCAACGTCGCCGAACACGTCGCCGAGCCCTGGTCCATGGCCCGCGAGATGCTGCGGGTCACTCGCCCCGGCGGCCTCGTCCTGCTCAGCTACACCCTCTGGTACGGACCGTTCGGCGGCCACGAGATGGGTCTGACCCATTACTTCGGCGGTGCCCGGGCGGCCCGCTGGTACACCAGAAAGCACGGCCACCGGCCCAAGAACCTCTACGGCACATCGTTGTTCAAGGTCACCGCCGCCGACGGGCTGCGGTGGGCACGTTCGGTGCCGCCGAGCGAGGCGACACTGGTGGCCGCCTTTCCGCGATATCTCCCGGGGCGGCTGTGGTGGGTGATGAAGGTGCCACTGATCCGGGAAGTACTGGGCACCAACTTGGTGCTCCTGCTCCGTAAGGCCGACCCGACCAATCCGCTATAGGACAAGCCCGTCGAGGTCGGTGTCCGGGGCCTCGATCGGCGGGACCCGGAGGGCGGTCACCGTCGCCCACCCGTCCGCGATGAGGGCGGCATCTGAACCCGGCGGGCTGTCGTCCTGCTCCTGGGCACGGATCTCATCGAAGGTCACCGCCACCGACTCCTCATCTCGTTCCCCGATCCGGGCCTGCACGGCCCCGAACGGTGCAAGCGATGCCCGCCGCAGCCCCTTCAGATCCGCTCTGGCCAGATCGGGGATGTTGACGTTGAGCACCGAACCGGGCTGGGCCTTGTCGACCACCCACGCTGCTGCGACACGCGCGACCTCGGCCGCGCAGTCCCAATCGCGGGGCTCGGTGGCGTCCACCGACACCGCCAACGTCGCAGCGCCGTGGGCGGCAGCGGTGAACGCCGCACCGACCGTCCCCGAGTGCAAGATCGCGTGTCCGGTGTTGGGCCCGTGATTGATCCCGGAGAACACCAGATCCGGAGGTGACCCGAAAGCTCCATCGCACGCGACAAAAGCGATGAGGGCAGGCGACGCGTCCACGGCGTAAGCCGTCACGTCGGGCAACTCGGTCAGGTCGGTGGCTCGCATCCGCAAGCGACCGCCGTCTTCGATGGCACTGAGCGACGCGCTCGCGCCGCTGCGTTCCCGGTCGGGCGCGGCGACCACCACGTCGAGACCCAGGTCAGTCGCAACCCGCGCGAGCACGTGAATCCCGGCGCGGTCGATACCGTCGTCGTTGGTGATCAGCACCTTCACGAGGTGCCCTTTCCGGGGCGGTCCACCTTGCGGACCTCGGCTCGTTCGGCCAACTTCCGGACCACCTCGCCGTGGCCCGTCGCCAGCCCTCGCCGGGTCACCGTTGCCGCACCCGCCGCGACCGCCAGCCGCAGTCCCGACTCGAGGGACTCACCCTGCGCGGTCGACACGGCCAGCGCAGCGGTCATCGAGTCGCCGGCACCCCGATGATCGACCGATTGGGCGGGCGGCGCGATGGCCTCCCAGAACTGGCCGTCCTCCCAGGCCAACGTGGATTCCTCACCTCGGGAGATCACCACCACCCTGGCGCCCTTTTCTCCGAGTTCCTCCATCGCGGTGGCGAGATCCGCAGGCTTCTCCGACTTCGCGAACCCGTCCTCGACGAGATCTTCGTGACTCACCTTGAGGATGTCGAGGCCACCTTCGAGCGCGCTCTGCAAGGTCGGGCCGGACAGGTCGGCCACCACCGGGATCCCGTTGGCCGTCAGATCTGCAGCCAGGCGTCCGTAGGTCTCGTCCGGGATCACTCCGTCCTCATGGGGGCCGCCGAGTGCCGCGACGCCCGAGGTGAGACCCTCGGCAAGGCAGTTGCTGAAGAGGTCGTCCACCTCGTGCCGGGTGAGCACTTGCGGACGCACACTCACCACTTCGAGGCGGTTGCCGCTGCGCCGGTCGTGGACGTACGAGCCGTTCTCGCCGCCCATCGCGACGCCTCGCACCGCGACGCCCTCACCTTCGATGAGCGGGCGCAGTATCTTTCCGGCCTCGCCGCCGAACACCCCACACAGCGTGGTGTTCAGGCCGAGCGTCTCCATCATCCGGGCGATCCAGAAGCCCTGCCCTCCGGCGTGGACGTGCAGCTCCGCAGCGTCGCTGGCGTCGGCCTCGATGGTGACCGTCAGCAAAGGTGTCGGGGCGAAAACCAGACCATGTGTACTCATGATGTCCTCCTCGCGCCCCGCTTACCCGCTCGCGCCGACCGGAAAACGGACAAAACCCCCGCGCCGTGATCGGCGCGGGGGTTTTGCGTATGCGGTGTCGCGGACTAGTTGTCGATCGCATCCAGCGGTTTGGTCTTCGCCGCCCGTGAGGCCGGCCATAGGGCCGCCAGCACTCCGACAACGGCCGCACCGACCAGCGTGACGACGATCAGACTCCACGGCAACACCGGAGCACCCAGACCCCAGTACTTCAGGGTGCGTACCAAAGCCCAGCCGAATGCCACGCCCAGCACCACACCGAGCAGCGCACCGAAGATCGCGATCAACAGCGACTCGACGTAGATTGTCCGCCGTAGTTGAGCGCGGGCCATCCCGATCGCCCGCAACATCCCGATCTCACGTTTACGTTCGATCACCGACAGGGCGAGCGTGTTGACGATGCCCAGGACTGCGATCACCAACGCCAGTCCGAGCATTCCGTAGAGGACGCTCAGCATCTGGTCGATTTGCGATGACTGCTCGCCCTTGAACTCGGCAGGCGTGCGGATCTTCACCGTCAGGTAGTCGGCGGTGACATCTTCGACCCGGTCGCTCACCTCGTCGACGTTGGCGCCCGGCACCGTCTTGATGGCGGCGAAGACCTCTTGCCGCAGCGGTGACGGGATCAGCTTCTCGTAGGCATCCGAGCCCATCGCCCACGGATCGATCAGCGGGTTGTCCTTGAAGATGCCGGTCACCCTCACCGGGACCACCGTGCCGTCGTAGTTCGTGAACTCGATCGTCTCGCCGACGTCCCAGCCCTTCTCCTTCGACGTGCGTTCGCCGACGATCATGCCGTCCGGTTCGATCGTTCGCGGTCCTTCGACCATCTCGTACGGGGTGACCGAGTACATGTCACCGTCGGGCGAGTACCCGAAGACACCCTGACCATCGACCTCGGCCTGGATGCCCCCGAAGCCGACAACCGATTCGACACCGTCGATCTCGGCGATGGCCTCCACCACCAGGGGCGAGAACCCGCTGCCCTGATCGCCGGACACCAGCAGATTCGCCGTCAGTCCGGTGTCGATCGCATCGTCGATCGTGCCCTTGAATGTCGAACCGAGAGTGCCGATCACCGCAACCAGCATCAAACCGAGTGTCAACGCGAAAGCTGTTGCGGCAGTACGCCTCGGATTGCGGACAGCGTTGGTACGCGCAAGCTGACCGATCTTGCCGAAGGGCCTAGCCAGCACCGCGCCGAGCGCGGTGACCGCCGGACGCGACAACGCAGGCGCGGCGAACACCACCGCGAAGATCATCACCAGGGCACCGAGTCCGACGATGCTCGCAGCTCCGGACCCCTCACCGGAGGTACCGATCGCCAGCAGCGCCAATGCGATGACCGCCAGCACGATGCCTGCGATGGTGCGCACCTTGAGTGACGCCTGACCATCGGTGAGGCTCTCGCGCATCGCCTCCACGGGCGACACCTTCGACGCCCGCCTGGCGGCGCATACGCACTGACCATCGTCACCACGATGCCCACCAACAGACAGGCGATGATCGCCGACGGACCGACCTGGAGCGACGCGGTGGGCAGTCCCGTCGAGGACGTCACGGCGCGTAGCACCGCCGCGATCCCGATGCCGGTGACCAGTCCGACCAGCGCGCCGATCAGGCCGACGACAAACGCCTCGAGGAGCACCGAACGGGTGACCTGTTTGCGACTGGCCCCGATCGCCCTGAGCAGGGCCAACTCTCGCACCCGCTGGGCCACGATCATCGAGAAGGTGTTGTAGATGATGAACGTGCCGACGATGAGCCCGATCGCGGCGAACGCCAGCAGGATGTAGTTGAAGACGTCGAGGAACTGGTTGATCGAGTCCTTCTCGTCCTGACGCACCTGGTCGCCGGTGCGCAGCTTGTAGTCGTCGCCGATCAGACCTGCGACACGTTCCTTCAACTGCTCGGGACTGACACCCGGCACCGCCTGCAGGTCGATCGCCTGCGAATGCGAGCCGTCGGTGAACAGGTCTTTGGCAGTCTCCTCCTGGAACTGGATACTGGTGAATCCGCTGGTGGCGCCCGGCACGTCGAGGATGCCGACCACCGTCACCTCCATCGGCGCCCCGCTGCCACGGCCCACCGCCACCTTGGTGGTCGACCCGAGCTTCAGGTCGGCCTCGTCGGCGGACGAATCGTTGAGAGCGATCTCGTTGGGGGCAGCCGGAGCACGGCCGTCGATGAGATTGCTCTCGGTGTCGGACAGCCGTTGGTCCGGCGACTGGAAGGCACTGCCCACACTGGGCGCGCCGCCCGTCTGCAACGCCTTGCCGTCGGCCTTGGCGATGGTGGCCGGACCGCTGTACTGCGGCAACACCTTCGCCACTCCGAGCTCGGCCTTGTTGTCCTCGATCTGGGTGAGGACCGAATCGGGCACACCCGACGAATTGGAGTCCTCCGGTGAGATCTGGGTGTCCACACCGAGTGCGACCTTGTCGAAGATCCCGTCGAAGGCGCTGGACACGGTCGCGGTGAAGATCATCGAACCGGCGACAAAAGCGGTACCCAACACGACCGACAGAACAGTCAGGACAAGGCGAAGCTTATGCGCGCCAAGGTTTCTCAGTGAGACCCTGCGCATCGCATTCGACGCCATCACAGTTCCTTGGGAGCGCGCGAGAAGCCTCCGGTCGACGGGGTCTCGTCGAGGTTCTTCATGTACTCGAAGATCTCGTCTGCATCGGGATTGCGGAGTTCCTGCACGATCTGACCGTCGGCGAGGAAGACCACCCGGTCGGCATAGCTCGCCGCACGGGGGTCGTGGGTGACGATCACAACGGTCTGGCCGAACTCGTCGACCGCGGCGCGAAGAATGCTGAGCACCTCGCCCGAAGACCGGGAGTCGAGGTTGCCGGTCGGCTCGTCACCGAAGATGATCTCGGGTTGCCCGACCAGCGCCCGCGCACACGCCACTCGCTGCTGCTGGCCACCGGACAGCTCGCTGGGACGATGGCCCAGGCGATCGGCGATACCGAGACGCCCGATCACGGTGTCGAACCATTGCTGATCGGGTTTGCGGCCGGCGATGTCGAGCGGCAGCGTGATGTTCTCCCGAGCCGTCAGGGTCGGCACCAGGTTGAAGGACTGGAACACGAAGCCGATCCGGTCACGGCGCAGGAGCGTCATCTGCTTGTCGGAGAGATCGGTCAGATTGGTGTCGCCGATGCTCACCGTTCCGCTGGTCGCGGTGTCGAGTCCGGCGAGGCAGTGCATCAACGTGGACTTGCCGGACCCGGACGGGCCCATGATGGCCGTGAACTCACCTCGGACGAACTCCGCGGTGACACCCGCCAATGCATGCACCTGGGTGTCTCCGGATCCGTAGATCTTCTTCAGATCGGTCGCGCGGGCCGCAACTGCGGTGGGTGGGGCGGTCATGTCTGGCCTTTCTCATTCTCGGTCAGTTAATGCACGATGCCTGGCTACCGGCAGTACAAATACTGACTGCCATGCCATCGCCGAATCATCGGGGACCACCCTGATCTTTCCCCTACATCCCGCCGACGAATCGGCCGTGAGGATGATTTGGCCCCCTCGCAGTAGTACCGCAGAGTGAGGTCGCGGTCCAGCGAATACAGGTCAGCGAGGGAATTGCACGGCCATCACGTGCAGCTTGTTGGGTACGGCAGGCGAGTTGAAGCCGTTGTCGGACACGGCGAGAAGAGCGCGCCGATTGTTCGACAGTCTCGGCCCCCACGCCAGACCTTCGACGTTGCCCGGCCTCAGATTCGTCAAGCTGCTCAGGTTGTAGACCAAGTGCTTCGGCATTGCCTTCTCGCTCCCCGCCAGGGCGGCTTTACCCGTGACCCGGTCGGCGCCGTTGGTGGTCGTCCAGAAGATCTTGATGTCGTAGGAGTTGCGAGCGGGATCGTAACCGCGTTCGAGCACCAGGAAGTCGGTCTTGTTGACGGCCAACACCTCCGAGACACCCTTGAACGCCCGGCCCGACGAACCCGGGGCAAGCGGGTCGGTGCGATAGACGAACTCGCCGCTCACACTGCCGTTGCCACGTAGTTGCAGCAGCCGCGAGCTGGTGCCTGCGGACAGGCTGGGCCGTGGGCCGTCCTGGGCGAGTGAGTTCTCGGTGATGGTGCTGATGAGGCCGCCCTCGCTCACCGCCAGGGATTCCAGACCCAGGTGCCCCCGCAGCCCACTGCCCTTCTTGGGGACATACGCGGCGGGGAGCGCGAAGTCCCGCTGATGGAGCCCTGGGGCCGAGACCATCCGGATGAACGGCTCGGGCCCATCACTGGCGACGATCAACGAGTCGCCGTAGTGCCTGATGGCCTCGAACTCGTAGCCGGAGCCGGGCAGCATCGGGATGTTGTTCGGCCCCAGCACCACACCACCGCCGACCAGCGCGGGGGCGCCGACCGACATGCCGTCGCGGTTGAGTGGAACGCTGACGTCGTAGTAACGGGTGGGTCCATTGGCGCCGGTGTCGTCGGTGATCACCGAGTAGTTGCCACGACCGTCACCGTCGATGCCGGAGATGCCCCCGAAGCGGGCGGGCGCCGGGATCCAGTCGAACGGCAGGTTTGTCGTCGACAGGAACTTCGCGGACACCACAGGTGCTGCCGCAGCGTTCACGGGTGCAATCAGACCCGCTGCCAGCGTGGCCGCGACAACTCCTGTGGCCGTTGCCAATACACCGCGCAGCTTCGCTCGCCTCATGAGCGGGACGCTACCGGTGCGGCCTCGCCTGCGCGCGTTCAGAAGTGACTTGAAGGATCAAGAATCGGCGCCGAGCCGGTGCTTGAGCGCCTCGAACTCGTCCCGGATGCCCGACGGCAGCTTCTCGCCGACGAAGTCGAACCATTCCTCGATGGACGGGATTTCACCGCGCCACTCATCGGGGTTCACCGCGAGCGCTTCGGCGACGTCGGCTTCGGAGACGTCCAAGCCGTCGAGGTCCAGCGCTTCGGGCGTCGCCACGATTCCGATGGGGGTCTCGACACCGCTGGTCTTGCCCTCGATGCGTTCGACGATCCACTTCAGCACGCGGCTGTTCTCACCGAATCCTGGCCACAGGAAGCGCTTGTCGTCGCCGCGACGGAACCAGTTGACGTAGAACACCTTCGGCAACTTGGACTCGTCGGCGTTCTTGCCGAGGTCGATCCAGTGGTTGAGGTAGTCGCCGACGTTGTAGCCGAGGAACGGCAGCATCGCCATGGGGTCGCGGCGGATGGCACCGACGGTGCCCTCGGCTGCTGCGGTCTGCTCCGAGCCGACGGTGGCGCCCATGAACACGCCGTGCTGCCAGCTGCGGGCCTCGGTCACCAACGGGATGGTGGTCTTGCGCCGGCCGCCGAACAGGATCGCCGAGATCGGCACACCCTGCGGGTCATCCCACTCGGGCGCCATGATCGGGCACTGGCTCATCGGGGTGCAGTACCGCGAGTTCGGGTGCGCTGCCTGTGTATCCGAGTCCGGGGTCCAGTCGTTCCCGCGCCAGTCGATGAGGTGCTGGGGGTCGCCTTCGAGGCCCTCCCACCAGACATCCTTGTCGTCGGTGAGCGCGACGTTGGTGTAGATGGTGTTACCCGCCTCCATGGTCTTCATGGCGTTGGGGTTGGAGCTGTAGTTGGTACCGGGCGCGACACCGAAGAAGCCGAACTCCGGGTTGACCGCGTACAGACGGCCGTCTTCGCCGAACCGCATCCAGGCGATGTCGTCACCGAGGGTCTCGGCACGCCACCCGGGGATGGTGGGCTGGATCATCGCGAGGTTGGTCTTGCCACAGGCGCTCGGGAACGCCGCGGCGATGTAGTACGCCTTGTCCTCCGGGCTGATCAGCTTGAGGATGAGCATGTGCTCTGCGAGCCAGCCCTCGTCGTGGGCCATGGCCGACGCGATGCGCAGCGAGTAGCACTTCTTGCCCAGGAGCGCGTTACCGCCGTAACCCGAACCGTACGACCAGATCTCGCGGTCTTCCGGGAAGTGGGTAATGTACTTGGTCTCGTTGCACGGCCACGGCACGTCTTCCTGGCCGGCCTCGAGTGGGGCGCCCAGTGAGTGCAACGCCTTGACGA is a window from the Williamsia sp. DF01-3 genome containing:
- a CDS encoding PLP-dependent aminotransferase family protein, whose amino-acid sequence is MYNDSGVSVLTESLRALITQSTPGTRLPSVRSLQEQHRVSPNSVQRVLRDLATEGLVDVRPGAGSFVAAAAPPRSPADTSWQESVLGARMPPELSRTLDLWRVPGSEVVRLKGGYLDDELLPHAALDAAMTRAIKRSRSWGRYPIEGSPELRRWFASEIDAIHASEVIVTAGGQTALSVAVRALIRPGESVIVESPTYTGLIAIVRSHGAEVIPVPMDSEGIRTDLLADAIARTGSRLLVVQPAFANPSGVTLAGHRRRQIIELAEQHSLFVIEDDYARYLGIDGDPPPPLTAQDPNGHVVHIRSLTKPVGPGMRVAALCARGPALARLRAAKMLDDFYVAGPVQEAAVEFLNSPAWPRHNRQVRRALGERRDALLGSLGRLIPQIEVAAVPRGGMHLWVRLPDGLDDRDVAAAAHAEGVMVGEGTPWFPAESDHSHLRLTFGETPVPVIGEAVSRLAKVFR
- a CDS encoding nuclear transport factor 2 family protein translates to MDELETFTQIEAIKQLKYRYLRALDTKAWEEFETTLAEDVTGDYGDSLSFTTRAQLVDFMKSSLGAAVLTEHRVDHPEITVDGNEATGRWYLQDRVIVADFNFMLFGAAFYNDRYIRTADGWKISATGYDRTYEATVSLEDMPSFKVKPGAALDL
- a CDS encoding glycosyltransferase family 4 protein, which encodes MKNEQPDNVAHGESTAPVREVLLLCWRDSDHPQGGGSERYLERIGAELVRDGVRVTLRTAGYPGAARTEIRDGIRVSRGGGRLSVYPRALAAIVAGRLGRGPMAGLDPDVVIDTQNGIPFFARWVMRAPVVVLVHHCHRRQWPVAGAAMGRIGWFIESRLSPWVHRDSQYLTVSLPSAEDLVSLGVDAGRVSVVRAGTDPSPHVDVEPDPRRLVVLSRLVPHKQIEHALEVMAQLATTHPDVTLDVVGDGWWSTRLRERATELGVDRRVSFHGHVSESDKHRILAGSALHLMPSQTEGWGLAVVEAAGHGVPTIGYRSSRGLTDSVVDGVTGLLVDDLDELVSATAELLDEPARCRELGDKARERAGDYSWSAAAARVKYVLAETVSGRRVSGLVRDRVPHRVSP
- a CDS encoding class I SAM-dependent methyltransferase; the encoded protein is MKDTTRRARQRATVVRSATLLNHFRYEQSDPDRFYGALADDSVELIEALHRGVTGLDPGGPAGLDRKVVLDVGGGPGYFAEVFRRRGAHYVSVEPDPDEMHAAGLPQQAGVRGSGTALPIADAVVDICYSSNVAEHVAEPWSMAREMLRVTRPGGLVLLSYTLWYGPFGGHEMGLTHYFGGARAARWYTRKHGHRPKNLYGTSLFKVTAADGLRWARSVPPSEATLVAAFPRYLPGRLWWVMKVPLIREVLGTNLVLLLRKADPTNPL
- the surE gene encoding 5'/3'-nucleotidase SurE → MKVLITNDDGIDRAGIHVLARVATDLGLDVVVAAPDRERSGASASLSAIEDGGRLRMRATDLTELPDVTAYAVDASPALIAFVACDGAFGSPPDLVFSGINHGPNTGHAILHSGTVGAAFTAAAHGAATLAVSVDATEPRDWDCAAEVARVAAAWVVDKAQPGSVLNVNIPDLARADLKGLRRASLAPFGAVQARIGERDEESVAVTFDEIRAQEQDDSPPGSDAALIADGWATVTALRVPPIEAPDTDLDGLVL
- a CDS encoding PfkB family carbohydrate kinase is translated as MSTHGLVFAPTPLLTVTIEADASDAAELHVHAGGQGFWIARMMETLGLNTTLCGVFGGEAGKILRPLIEGEGVAVRGVAMGGENGSYVHDRRSGNRLEVVSVRPQVLTRHEVDDLFSNCLAEGLTSGVAALGGPHEDGVIPDETYGRLAADLTANGIPVVADLSGPTLQSALEGGLDILKVSHEDLVEDGFAKSEKPADLATAMEELGEKGARVVVISRGEESTLAWEDGQFWEAIAPPAQSVDHRGAGDSMTAALAVSTAQGESLESGLRLAVAAGAATVTRRGLATGHGEVVRKLAERAEVRKVDRPGKGTS
- a CDS encoding ABC transporter ATP-binding protein: MTAPPTAVAARATDLKKIYGSGDTQVHALAGVTAEFVRGEFTAIMGPSGSGKSTLMHCLAGLDTATSGTVSIGDTNLTDLSDKQMTLLRRDRIGFVFQSFNLVPTLTARENITLPLDIAGRKPDQQWFDTVIGRLGIADRLGHRPSELSGGQQQRVACARALVGQPEIIFGDEPTGNLDSRSSGEVLSILRAAVDEFGQTVVIVTHDPRAASYADRVVFLADGQIVQELRNPDADEIFEYMKNLDETPSTGGFSRAPKEL